From the Hevea brasiliensis isolate MT/VB/25A 57/8 chromosome 13, ASM3005281v1, whole genome shotgun sequence genome, the window TGAACAAGAAAGAAAATGGGCAAAGGAAATCCCACAGCACGTGCCAAAGATCAGTATGAGATTACAATTAAAAAAATCCATTGTGAACCTTCTCTAAACCAAGGACTTTGAAAATGAAaagatgaaaatataaaaaagaatAAGTGGCAAACCTGTTTCCCAAGAGCGAGGACCACATAAGGATCACTTGACATCATATCTCTGACAGCTAAATTTGTACCATTTTTAATTCTGATTTTCAACATCCCAATAAATTCCACCATCCCTTCCTCCTGCAAATTTCAACATTGGATGGGCGATAGTTATTCAAAGAGTCAGAGTACCAATGTATGGATAGTGAACTAATATTTTTCCAACCTTATTATTAACGCCAAACTACCATAAATGATTCAGCACCCTGTGTATAATAGCACTTCAAATATCTTCCAGATGGTAAACTTCCATGCAGAAATGTGGAGCTAAAAGAACCTATCTGATGCATGTGAAATGCATAACTGTACACGTGGGTTAAAAAGTTTGTTTCCCCTTCCCCCCTGCCCCCAAACCAaaaaaaccccccccccccccccccccccaacaaaaaaaaaaaaaaggccactTTCTAATAATATGAAACTCTATTTTAATCCGGGcataggaagaagaagaagaaaaagaattacCGAATTCTGTGATGTACTTGTAATTCGAAAATTATCCAAAATCTTCCTAGAAAAACTTGATTGAAGAGAAAGGGTTGATTTTCCTGATGTAATCCGCAAACTAGGTTTCAAAAATTCTTGAAGCTCATACTTAGACCtgcattaaaattgaaaataattaagGAAACACCTAATGCCCAATGGATGATTGATCAATAACTGTTTTTTGGCACCTCTCACACAAGATGTAAGCTGCAGTAATGGTGGCTTACCTCTCAAACTGACCATACAAGTAATACAGTAATTAAAACAAAAGCATAAACATATAAATAATTGGTGTAGCTGTGTATTGTAGTTTGGAAGCCCAGAACACTTTAAACACTGATTTTTGTATATAAATCTACAACCAAATCCATTCTAACCTGATGAATTTCATACGCTCGCCATGATTTGCATCTGGTCGCGGCTTTGAAATGCCTTCAGGTATAAAGGCTTCATATATTGCATTAGCAGCCGAGTTTCCTCCAACTTCAATCATGGCGTCAATTTCATCGTCAGACCATTCATCCAATGTCACAGACAAAACCTACACAATCCGGATTAAAAATGCCCcaaagtgaggaaacataaatttaAACAGTTTTAACTATTTAAGAAAGTTTGTGAGCATCATTACACTGAAAAACACAAAGACAAAAATAACACACACAAGTTATAGGAGCATCATACAGGCATCAATTCAGTTACTTCAACACATCTGCATATAGATAACATTTAGAACTAAGAACATAAATGATTGGCTTGTTTTCCATATTTTACACCCTACAAGCtgtctaaaaatttgaaattactaaTAAGAAACCTTAATTGACAGATAAATGCTTTGTAAGTGATTCAATATTGAAGAATTTGGTAGTTTGGTTTATCCCTCAAAACCAATAAAAACACCCTAGAAGTCATCTAATAAAgatgaaataaaaaaaacaatAATAATGAAACTACAACATGATACTGTAAATCTTTTAGGCCACAATTGACTGATACATGCTTTTATAAGTGGCTAAATATAGAACACTTAGAAGAGAGATTGGTTTCTAGTCGGTTGCAAACACAGTCAGTATCATTCTAACATATTTTCACACTGTGAGGTGGGTTGGCTATTTAAAATTCTCTTTGACGTTTTAAAGTAGATTGGAAATATCTAGACACTTAGCAGACTTTTCTTGGTTTACAATAGGTATGGTTTCATGATAGAAAATAGGTTACACTACTTTCAAAATTTGCATTGTTTAGGTGCTATGGTGCAAGGAATGTTTGTATCTTCAAAAATCAGGCCTTGTTGTTTAATCTGCAGCGGGATAAGTGGGTTATTTATTTACGTTCCTTGTGGGCCACTGCTTCACAGGCTTTGAAAGGATTTCTCTTGAGTGCTATTCAGCTTAATTGGACGggattattttttttagtttctaGTTTTTCTGTTTGTCTCTTTTGGTTATTTGATAGGGGGATATCTTATCCTTCAGGCTGTACTCTccttttttcaaaaaattttcttttgttATCCAAAATTAAGAATATAAGAGagtagaaaaattaatgaaatagaaCATTATTGTATTACTTAATTTATATCCTGGATCCAAATATGCTTCTGCATGTTTTAACCGCTTAATATCATTGAATCTTCTAAAATACGCAAGTTAATGCAACCCATAATGAATATATACTGATAATTCAACTATCGATAGATTTTCTATGACATGCAAGTAAATACAAACCGTGTGCCCACTATGACAGCAACAATGGAGCATGACCAAAATTTAGATAATAAAAATGGAGACAAAAAGTGAGTTTTACCTTTGATACATGAGAACCAAGGCTTCTGTGCACACCGCAACATTTTAAGCAAATAAAAACTCCAATATTTGCAGACCTGAAGATAAGGTTGTCAACCAAGTCCTTTATCACTTGAAAGGATGTACAAATCAGATAACATGAGCTTTTTGATCCTTATATTCCTTCAATCATGTGATATTTTCAGAACCTAAGAAGTTATGCATTAGTGCTCCTCTATCCCATTAAAACCCTCCCACCCCCATACAAAAGGGTTGAGGGGAACCCCCATACAAAAGGTCAGCTTTACCCATTGGGATGTCAAAAAAAGCCACTCCACATATATGAATATTTATTGCAAAGTCTATTCTCTATCTGAAGGTATTAAAGATATTCAACTTACGCCCATTTAGGATCCGGAGCACCACAATCAGCACAGAAGCGATTATCACTTTGTAGCAATAATTCTTTTAATCTTCTTTTACCTGGaaagtaaaaaattttaaaaaatgaagataaatatgcaaataataaaCAAGGAATTCAAATGAATAGAAGCCAAAAATGATAAACCATTGTCTTCATGATGATAGAACAAACAGCAGAAAGTATTTATATCTTAAATATGTATTGAtctcaaaaaaaaatcaaatgaataatttaacattttttttttaaaagcatCTTATAGAGAACAAGAAAGAAACATTATGATTATATCCAATTTCATCAACGAGTGCAGGAAGAAGGTGGGGAAAGAATAGCCGAACAAAAACAATATGAATCAACCCGATATACCCCCTTTGATTTCCTCTCAAATCTTACAAGAGTACAttgtaatttcaaattttcaaagaaTCCACTAAATAGTTAACAACCAGAAGAATGATCTCTGATCCTCTTCCCTTTTTATGTGGACAAGTAGCACTATAACCAATCAGTTATGGGCTGAAAGATGACACCAACATGATATTCATCCTATGAAGCATCATTGTTTGTAGAGTAACTGCAAGTTGACCAGTCCCATTGTCTCCTTGAGCTATTAAATACTAAACTCTGCATGCAATGCATAGCATCTCAAATTTTTCACAAAATGTAAATACAtgagctgcctgaattgaatctTATTCTGCACAATCTGACATATGCAGATGAGCAATCTAaaatccaatttccaattcaagcaAATTGGAAATTCCTTATGTTGTTAAAGTAATTGCATAAATTTTCTGCAAAACATTAGAATGATTTAACTTATGTTCATCAGAGTTGGTACAGatcataaaagaaaaggaaagttgGAGACTGAGGgaacttgataaaaaaaaaagagcaatgaaaaagaaagggATTTTAAGTTTCCATAGATCATTATGTTCTTAAACTAAAGAATTCAACATTTGTTGCAACACTGCATCAAATGCAGATGGAGAAGGCACAAAAGCTGACAAACTTATTGACCTAATGGGATCTGCGTCTATTGAACAGATTCTCCATGATATGCTTGATTACCCAAAAGCATAAGctgttctataaaatttgtgaaaggtCATTAGAGCCTTATAAGGCTTTATTTTCCTTTTGCAGAACAGCCAACTGTAATGAATAACAGAAAACTAAGCTTTCACGTGATGAAATCCTACAAGCAGAAGTCTAGTTAACTCTTCTAAATTGAGAATTCGTAGCTACAAcagtaaaaacaaaaaaaaaaaaagttcaaatcATATTTACTGGCTTATTGCAATTAAGGTTGATAACTATTAGAACTATCACTATTACATTGACTCATCACAGCTTAGAAGCATACCTGAGGCAGGCAGGTCTGACGAGCGGCTCATTGCTTTACTGACAACAAAAAATCATCCAACACAGCTTTTTTCCGCCAAGTTGTCTACAACAAAATGACCCCACATAAAATTGAGAAGGTAATTCAGAGCAAAGAAATATGCAAATCCTTGAAAACCATAATGAAGAGCTATCTCTTCATGCCAAGAACCCAACAATCATTGCATTGTAGCCTAGATAAAGAATCCAACTAAATCATATTAATCAAATGGCCTGAAGTAGAAATGATGACTTAGAACATGATCcaaaaaaattatgaattaagAAAATTTTCGGAAGAGGCGTTGGAGATCATTAATTATAAGTACCTGTGCAATCACATAATAGTTAACTGAATGAATTAGTGTAGCAAAAATAAGGTACAATCTCTTGTTAGTTGCTGGATGAAATGGAGCGAGTAAATTAACTAATAACTGAAACAAAACAaaaatcatattaaaaaaaaaattaggctgTGTTTAGCTGCGGACCAAATGTGGGAAATCCTAAAGGACAGAAGAAAAGCAAATTTCTTCCAATTTTATCCGTTTTCCTCAGAATCCAAAcaacaataaaattcaataa encodes:
- the LOC110648035 gene encoding ADP-ribosylation factor GTPase-activating protein AGD12, with the translated sequence MSRSSDLPASGKRRLKELLLQSDNRFCADCGAPDPKWASANIGVFICLKCCGVHRSLGSHVSKVLSVTLDEWSDDEIDAMIEVGGNSAANAIYEAFIPEGISKPRPDANHGERMKFIRSKYELQEFLKPSLRITSGKSTLSLQSSFSRKILDNFRITSTSQNSEEGMVEFIGMLKIRIKNGTNLAVRDMMSSDPYVVLALGKQRVQTSVIRSNLNPVWNEELMLSVPQNFGPVKLEVFDYDTFSADDIMGEAELDIQPLITSAMAFGDPEMFGNMQIGKWLKSHDNALIDDSIINIVDGKVKQEISLKLQNVESGELELDLEWMPLEH